One stretch of Lucilia cuprina isolate Lc7/37 chromosome 6, ASM2204524v1, whole genome shotgun sequence DNA includes these proteins:
- the LOC111686580 gene encoding sodium/calcium exchanger regulatory protein 1-like codes for MIDNFLGQKYILKKSENFDAYMKELGVGLTLRKMGNTLISQCQLLRNDDNIYTFTLETPYHCCSINFELNKEFTELTLDNREVRTICHLEDNVFVQKQQAEGLKSTKIIREYKDNELRTTLTVGDVKAVRIYGILEESEESEEDENTDSE; via the coding sequence ATGATAGATAATTTCCTTGGACAAAAATACattctaaagaaaagtgaaaatttcGATGCCTACATGAAAGAATTGGGTGTTGGTTTGACCCTACGCAAGATGGGCAACACTTTAATATCCCAATGTCAATTGTTGCGTAATGACGATAATATCTACACATTTACCCTGGAAACTCCTTATCATTGCTGCAGCATTAATTTCGAATTGAATAAAGAATTTACCGAGTTAACTTTGGATAATCGTGAGGTCAGAACAATTTGTCACTTAGAAGATAATGTTTtcgtacaaaaacaacaagcagAGGGCTTGAAATCGACTAAAATTATACGAGAATATAAAGACAATGAACTTAGAACCACTCTGACTGTGGGTGATGTGAAGGCAGTTCGAATTTATGGTATTTTAGAGGAATCGGAAGAGTCTGAGGAGGATGAGAATACTGATAGTGAATAG